From the Bombus pascuorum chromosome 7, iyBomPasc1.1, whole genome shotgun sequence genome, one window contains:
- the LOC132908658 gene encoding uncharacterized protein LOC132908658 isoform X1, with translation MGTRAVAVGAAPGAAGVSGEAGLAGVPRLLEDLARLSEDKDTADIVFLLGRDETPVYAHRIILQARCKNFTAAKRIGTPGNPTSVRMLHAHPETFRQFIHYIYTGKIMLQDSGIFEMLGLAQELGVEELWRSCEEHVSATLSPGNACALLTAALDAQERVPGGKGACSSFIERCFAFIGENAVDTVKTTAFCNLPKDALVKLISSDYLGLEEEDVWRAVLNWAKYQAGVTQPTQHWTEEERVRVCQHLSGVINHVRLLLIDSQVFAEEVEPTGAVPIELSLERYEFFNPDRSSGSKPIRYRYAALPNKYAEICTDKRLQPRVSPFLFPGSQILSRDKVGFQRLLNQWYGSPKQSWRLVYRASNHDYSATAFHRHCDGICPTYVIALGTRGEICGGFSDAPWGKTNAKGHYISSEKAFLFTLTNNQDVPPTKYDIVKKPFAICYHPDIGPIFGAGADLLISSNCNVNKESYSNLPHSYDGEHASNTVLMGDYHFFVVDYEVFTLSHPAPKSTH, from the exons ATGGGAACTAGAGCCGTCGCTGTGGGGGCGGCACCAGGAGCAGCGGGAGTATCTGGCGAGGCAGGTTTAGCCGGCGTACCCAGACTTCTGGAGGACCTGGCTCGACTTTCCGAAGACAAAGACACAGCTGACATTGTCTTTCTGCTAGGAAGGGACGAGACACCGGTGTACGCTCACAGAATTATCCTCCAAGCGAG ATGCAAGAACTTCACAGCCGCGAAGAGGATCGGAACACCTGGAAATCCAACGTCAGTGCGTATGCTACATGCTCATCCGGAGACCTTTCGACAATTCATTCACTATATATACACAGGCAAG ATTATGCTTCAGGACAGTGGCATCTTCGAGATGTTGGGACTTGCTCAAGAACTAGGAGTCGAGGAACTATGGAGAAGTTGCGAAGAACACGTCTCCGCTACGCTTAGCCCAGGAAACGCGTGTGCTCTTTTGACTGCCGCTCTGGATGCCCAGGAGCGAGTTCCCG GTGGTAAGGGAGCTTGTTCCTCTTTCATCGAAAGATGTTTCGCTTTCATTGGAGAAAATGCTGTAGACACGGTGAAAACAACTGCGTTTTGTAATCTTCCGAAGGATGCACTGGTGAAACTTATTTCGTCGGACTATCTGGGATTGGAGGAAGAAGATGTTTGGAGAGCAGTACTGAACTGGGCAAAATATCag GCAGGGGTGACGCAGCCTACTCAACACTGGACAGAGGAGGAACGTGTGAGGGTTTGCCAACATTTATCAGGAGTGATAAATCACGTTCGCCTGCTGCTAATCGACAGCCAGGTCTTTGCGGAGGAAGTAGAGCCAACAGGAGCAGTGCCTATAGAGCTTTCCTTGGAGAGGTACGAATTTTTCAATCCCGATCGATCAAGTGGCTCAAAACCCATAAG ATATAGGTATGCAGCCCTACCAAACAAGTACGCGGAAATCTGTACAGATAAGAGGTTACAACCAAGAGTAAGTCCATTCCTATTTCCTGGGTCGCAAATTCTGTCGCGAGACAAGGTGGGTTTCCAGCGTCTCCTCAATCAGTGGTATGGATCACCAAAGCAAAGTTGGCGTTTGGTATATCG TGCCTCCAACCATGATTACTCTGCAACAGCGTTTCACCGGCATTGTGACGGGATTTGTCCAACATACGTAATTGCGTTG GGAACTCGAGGAGAAATTTGTGGTGGCTTTAGCGACGCACCATGGGGTAAAACGAATGCTAAAGGGCACTATATCTCTTCAGAAAAAGCTTTCTTATTTACTCTGACCAATAACCAAGATGTTCCTCCAACGAAATACGACATTGTAAAGAAGCCTTTTGCAATTTGTTATCATCCgga CATCGGACCAATTTTCGGAGCAGGAGCCGATTTACTAATTTCTAGTAACTGCAACGTGAACAAGGAAAGCTATAGTAATCTTCCCCATAGCTACGATGGAGAACACGCCTCTAACACTGTACTTATGGGAGACTACCATTTTTTTGTAGTAGATTACGAAGTCTTCACCCTCAGCCACCCAGCTCCCAAATCTACTcattaa
- the LOC132908658 gene encoding kelch-like protein 17 isoform X2: protein MGTRAVAVGAAPGAAGVSGEAGLAGVPRLLEDLARLSEDKDTADIVFLLGRDETPVYAHRIILQARCKNFTAAKRIGTPGNPTSVRMLHAHPETFRQFIHYIYTGKIMLQDSGIFEMLGLAQELGVEELWRSCEEHVSATLSPGNACALLTAALDAQERVPGGKGACSSFIERCFAFIGENAVDTVKTTAFCNLPKDALVKLISSDYLGLEEEDVWRAVLNWAKYQAGVTQPTQHWTEEERVRVCQHLSGVINHVRLLLIDSQVFAEEVEPTGAVPIELSLERYRYAALPNKYAEICTDKRLQPRVSPFLFPGSQILSRDKVGFQRLLNQWYGSPKQSWRLVYRASNHDYSATAFHRHCDGICPTYVIALGTRGEICGGFSDAPWGKTNAKGHYISSEKAFLFTLTNNQDVPPTKYDIVKKPFAICYHPDIGPIFGAGADLLISSNCNVNKESYSNLPHSYDGEHASNTVLMGDYHFFVVDYEVFTLSHPAPKSTH, encoded by the exons ATGGGAACTAGAGCCGTCGCTGTGGGGGCGGCACCAGGAGCAGCGGGAGTATCTGGCGAGGCAGGTTTAGCCGGCGTACCCAGACTTCTGGAGGACCTGGCTCGACTTTCCGAAGACAAAGACACAGCTGACATTGTCTTTCTGCTAGGAAGGGACGAGACACCGGTGTACGCTCACAGAATTATCCTCCAAGCGAG ATGCAAGAACTTCACAGCCGCGAAGAGGATCGGAACACCTGGAAATCCAACGTCAGTGCGTATGCTACATGCTCATCCGGAGACCTTTCGACAATTCATTCACTATATATACACAGGCAAG ATTATGCTTCAGGACAGTGGCATCTTCGAGATGTTGGGACTTGCTCAAGAACTAGGAGTCGAGGAACTATGGAGAAGTTGCGAAGAACACGTCTCCGCTACGCTTAGCCCAGGAAACGCGTGTGCTCTTTTGACTGCCGCTCTGGATGCCCAGGAGCGAGTTCCCG GTGGTAAGGGAGCTTGTTCCTCTTTCATCGAAAGATGTTTCGCTTTCATTGGAGAAAATGCTGTAGACACGGTGAAAACAACTGCGTTTTGTAATCTTCCGAAGGATGCACTGGTGAAACTTATTTCGTCGGACTATCTGGGATTGGAGGAAGAAGATGTTTGGAGAGCAGTACTGAACTGGGCAAAATATCag GCAGGGGTGACGCAGCCTACTCAACACTGGACAGAGGAGGAACGTGTGAGGGTTTGCCAACATTTATCAGGAGTGATAAATCACGTTCGCCTGCTGCTAATCGACAGCCAGGTCTTTGCGGAGGAAGTAGAGCCAACAGGAGCAGTGCCTATAGAGCTTTCCTTGGAGAG ATATAGGTATGCAGCCCTACCAAACAAGTACGCGGAAATCTGTACAGATAAGAGGTTACAACCAAGAGTAAGTCCATTCCTATTTCCTGGGTCGCAAATTCTGTCGCGAGACAAGGTGGGTTTCCAGCGTCTCCTCAATCAGTGGTATGGATCACCAAAGCAAAGTTGGCGTTTGGTATATCG TGCCTCCAACCATGATTACTCTGCAACAGCGTTTCACCGGCATTGTGACGGGATTTGTCCAACATACGTAATTGCGTTG GGAACTCGAGGAGAAATTTGTGGTGGCTTTAGCGACGCACCATGGGGTAAAACGAATGCTAAAGGGCACTATATCTCTTCAGAAAAAGCTTTCTTATTTACTCTGACCAATAACCAAGATGTTCCTCCAACGAAATACGACATTGTAAAGAAGCCTTTTGCAATTTGTTATCATCCgga CATCGGACCAATTTTCGGAGCAGGAGCCGATTTACTAATTTCTAGTAACTGCAACGTGAACAAGGAAAGCTATAGTAATCTTCCCCATAGCTACGATGGAGAACACGCCTCTAACACTGTACTTATGGGAGACTACCATTTTTTTGTAGTAGATTACGAAGTCTTCACCCTCAGCCACCCAGCTCCCAAATCTACTcattaa
- the LOC132908680 gene encoding probable small nuclear ribonucleoprotein E: protein MSYKGPQKVQKVMVQPINLIFRYLQNRSRVQVWLFENINLRIEGHIVGFDEYMNLVLDDAEEYNLKTKARKPLGRIMLKGDNITLIQNTNPGAN from the coding sequence ATGTCGTATAAAGGACCACAAAAAGTTCAAAAGGTGATGGTACAGCCCATCAACCTTATATTTCGGTACCTGCAAAATCGTTCGCGCGTGCAAGTATGGTTATTCGAAAACATCAACCTACGAATCGAAGGTCACATCGTTGGATTCGACGAATATATGAATTTAGTACTGGACGATGCTGAGGAATATAATCTGAAGACGAAGGCCAGAAAACCACTTGGGCGAATTATGTTGAAAGGCGACAATATAacattaatacaaaatacaaatccCGGAGCAAATTAA
- the LOC132908662 gene encoding knirps-related protein-like translates to MNQQCKVCGEPAAGFHFGAFTCEGCKSFFGRSYNNLSSITECKNGGECVINKKNRTACKACRLRKCLLVGMSKSGSRYGRRSNWFKIHCLLQEQQQQQQQQQQQQQQHYQQNLPNQPLTQQRKPISPPIGIHPAQRKDDVLMLSLDDYKNSTSPSISSPESHNSDSSVELSERRAAFSGHPGFRPLHSHLQPSVADLSALSKEMMSLPLGFHLGGMSLIPPAFLPPPSLTMFSPYHLYATSHGASHPLVPNHSSNLLQHSPIVEDITSPISPSTTATTTTTISIDSKDSCANNNNNNNNNNNNNNNDRYAHNNNVQTSRQSCSPNEETGRTYTKRVYLDAVLKSQRTHAEGSPIAKEHSESGSPLCSPGSETDPPPQDNPIDLSMKTMTTRVNDTTEEDEIDMESVSDRDSPPLKKKSAPIDLTTRT, encoded by the exons ATGAATCAACAGTGCAAGGTGTGCGGAGAACCCGCGGCAGGCTTCCACTTTGGCGCGTTCACCTGCGAGGGCTGCAAG TCATTCTTCGGACGATCCTACAACAATCTAAGCAGTATTACCGAATGCAAAAACGGCGGAGAATGTGTCATAAATAAGAAGAATCGAACAGCTTGCAAGGCTTGTCGTCTGAGGAAATGTTTACTCGTGGGCATGTCAAAATCTGGTTCGCGATACGGGCGCAGATCAAACTGGTTCAAAATTCATTGTCTGCTACaggaacagcagcaacaacaacaacaacaacagcaacaacaacagcaacacTATCAACAGAATCTTCCTAACCAACCACTGACGCAACAACGAAAACCTATAAGCCCACCCATTGGAATTCATCCAGCCCAACGAAAGGACGATGTCCTGATGCTAAGTTTAGACGACTACAAGAACTCGACATCCCCCAGTATTAGTTCCCCAGAATCGCACAACAGCGACAGTTCCGTGGAACTATCCGAAAGAAGAGCAGCCTTTTCGGGTCATCCAGGCTTTAGACCGTTGCATTCACACCTGCAACCCTCCGTAGCCGATCTGTCAGCGCTCAGCAAAGAAATGATGAGTTTACCCCTCGGTTTTCACCTCGGTGGAATGTCTCTGATTCCACCCGCCTTTCTACCACCGCCAAGTCTCACCATGTTCTCACCCTATCATTTATACGCAACGTCACACGGAGCTTCTCACCCCTTGGTACCGAATCATTCTTCGAATCTACTACAACATTCACCCATCGTTGAAGACATAACCAGTCCGATCAGTCCCTCTACGACGGCTACCACTACCACGACCATTAGCATCGATAGTAAAGACTCGTGTgcaaataataacaacaacaacaataacaacaacaacaacaacaacaatgaTAGATATGCACATAATAACAATGTTCAGACGTCGAGACAGAGTTGCTCGCCGAACGAAGAGACTGGGAGGACGTATACCAAGAGAGTCTATCTGGATGCAGTGTTGAAGAGTCAACGAACACACGCAGAAGGTTCTCCAATAGCGAAGGAACATTCGGAAAGTGGTTCGCCACTATGCAGTCCAGGATCGGAAACGGACCCTCCACCTCAAGATAATCCTATAGACCTATCTATGAAAACGATGACCACACGAGTTAACGATACGACGGAAGAAGACGAGATAGACATGGAGAGCGTGAGCGATCGAGACAGTCCCCCCTTAAAGAAGAAATCAGCGCCCATAGATCTAACGACGAGAACCTag